In one window of Propionispora hippei DSM 15287 DNA:
- a CDS encoding phosphodiester glycosidase family protein: MNRLYKLPLVLLILVQLFTPITIGFAAAATAPAQAQTANAVPAIELQKIRVSQSPEKVRIVLDVSALPEYSVNLLEDKAPQNKDTSAAHITVTLPKTINKGVIPALPAQDPVFKSLRISEAKEGITAVIDLKTTAVYNVFTLKNPNRIVIDIVKKYEHKIKREIAPGLTYTALLRGTAEGPLAAHILDLDPKAGWKLQPLLSNQKTVGLEKLSSLMQQAKGAAAAVNATYFSLDGTTLGVMQLQDTIVASMDITRTALGILPDGSAIIDDALYQGSVELPDGQKVTITGVNEERGADALILYNSYYDTATDTNPFGNEYVVVGNKITAINTNNSVIPQDGFVLSAHGKSQQALGKLQVGDTVKVTQSLGDQWSKAVAVIGAGPRLVKNNSIYLTTKLEEFGSDVAAGRAPRTAVGITKEGHILLVVVDGRQKHSIGLTLLDTALLMQELGSIQAMNLDGGGSSEMIVQKEIVNKPSDGHERSIGTALAVVSTNLAN; the protein is encoded by the coding sequence ATGAATAGACTATATAAGCTACCGCTTGTTTTGCTCATTTTAGTCCAGCTTTTCACACCGATCACCATAGGCTTTGCCGCTGCTGCGACAGCTCCGGCTCAGGCCCAGACAGCCAATGCTGTTCCAGCGATCGAACTGCAAAAGATCAGGGTGAGTCAATCGCCGGAAAAGGTACGGATTGTGCTTGACGTAAGTGCTTTGCCAGAGTACTCGGTAAATCTGCTGGAAGACAAGGCGCCGCAAAATAAAGACACTTCTGCTGCTCATATTACTGTTACGCTGCCCAAGACGATAAATAAGGGAGTTATACCGGCACTGCCTGCGCAGGACCCGGTATTTAAAAGTTTGCGGATCAGCGAAGCCAAGGAAGGGATTACAGCAGTTATTGATTTAAAAACGACGGCTGTTTACAATGTATTTACCTTAAAAAATCCCAACCGGATTGTTATCGATATTGTAAAAAAATACGAACATAAAATAAAACGGGAAATCGCTCCGGGGCTAACCTATACCGCATTACTCCGTGGTACTGCCGAAGGCCCGCTGGCGGCCCATATTTTAGACCTTGATCCCAAGGCAGGCTGGAAACTGCAGCCCTTGCTGTCCAATCAGAAAACAGTAGGTCTCGAAAAATTATCATCGTTAATGCAACAGGCAAAAGGTGCGGCTGCCGCGGTAAATGCCACTTATTTTAGCCTGGACGGGACAACGCTGGGTGTCATGCAACTGCAGGACACCATTGTTGCCAGTATGGATATTACGCGTACCGCTTTGGGCATATTGCCTGACGGCAGTGCCATAATCGACGATGCGCTGTATCAGGGGAGTGTCGAATTGCCGGACGGTCAAAAAGTTACGATTACCGGTGTGAACGAAGAACGGGGGGCCGATGCGCTGATTCTGTATAATTCTTATTATGACACGGCGACTGATACCAATCCGTTTGGCAACGAATATGTTGTGGTAGGAAATAAAATAACGGCAATCAATACCAATAATTCGGTTATACCGCAAGACGGCTTTGTCTTATCCGCCCATGGCAAGTCGCAGCAGGCGTTGGGGAAATTGCAGGTAGGCGATACCGTGAAGGTAACCCAAAGCCTGGGGGATCAATGGAGTAAAGCCGTTGCGGTCATTGGCGCGGGACCGAGACTTGTAAAAAATAACAGTATTTACTTAACCACCAAGCTGGAGGAGTTTGGGTCTGATGTGGCTGCCGGCCGGGCGCCGCGCACGGCTGTGGGTATTACCAAGGAGGGACATATCCTGCTAGTGGTCGTGGATGGGCGGCAAAAACACAGCATAGGGCTTACTTTACTGGATACAGCCCTCTTAATGCAGGAACTGGGAAGCATCCAGGCCATGAATCTGGATGGCGGCGGTTCCAGTGAAATGATTGTTCAGAAGGAAATTGTCAATAAACCCTCCGATGGTCATGAGCGTTCTATAGGAACCGCATTGGCTGTTGTTTCGACGAATCTTGCCAATTGA
- a CDS encoding biotin/lipoyl-containing protein, which produces MLRKRNILLVTAVLLIAFAAWVSAANHLVDQRSVLSGKVVASHLAVPGTSVREGEVLVVVDSITGPVPAVRSTADGIVREVLVSAGDAVQAGEVLVRLEPVTK; this is translated from the coding sequence ATGCTTCGCAAAAGAAATATTTTGCTGGTGACGGCGGTTCTTTTGATTGCTTTTGCTGCCTGGGTATCGGCAGCCAATCACTTGGTGGATCAAAGAAGTGTCTTATCGGGCAAGGTAGTGGCCAGTCATTTGGCCGTGCCCGGTACCTCTGTCCGTGAAGGGGAGGTATTGGTCGTTGTAGATTCCATAACAGGTCCCGTGCCGGCCGTGCGGTCTACTGCTGATGGAATTGTCCGGGAAGTATTGGTTTCGGCCGGAGATGCTGTGCAGGCAGGTGAAGTTCTGGTGCGGCTGGAGCCAGTCACCAAGTAA
- a CDS encoding SpoIVB peptidase S55 domain-containing protein has product MIFLITIWKRCLTIVAIFVLLPLTAAQAYPSILPLDEVKPGMKGIAKTVVSGTAIEEFNVEVLNVMKNPGAGDLILVRTSGAVIDQTGGIVQGMSGSPVYIDGKLVGAIAYGWPLSDHTVGMVTPIADMLKLWDLGTSGKPSVGSGIAGEKQNLLPAATPLMVSGLSDHAMTMLQDKLSPYKLFPYAVGSQPETEGQAAALEPGSAVGIELVRGDVSVGAIGTVTYTEGNKVLAFGHPFLQRGKASYLLTDATIYTVVNGLESGFKVGSTGDLLGMVTQDRKAGIAGIVGQYPSVIPMRITVTDTDVNKIQDDAVQVVQNEELAPILSATTAYSVMEKAMDRIGAGSAKVSFEISARNMPGETLRRENMFYSPVNIGEMAVSEFFEALNLLMTNPYNPVDIMDVKMQVTVNQERQTASIVDAQAKVAAAKPGETVPIQVKLKPYRSEPVSITVNYTVPKEQAAGPLLLEVRGGGMIPLTQLLLKKQGLDVELKNLKAKAKNMTFADSINEFTSRDRNNAIVVEVLDTGVMPQGMADSGKAGSDDKAGLFPVEESTENSAGASGTLKGALTSGTAETVKPKTCTTTDYIIDNDAQVLINVVTDHKSK; this is encoded by the coding sequence ATGATCTTTTTGATAACCATATGGAAGCGTTGCTTAACTATTGTAGCGATTTTTGTACTGCTGCCGCTGACCGCGGCACAGGCTTATCCTTCCATCCTGCCGTTAGATGAAGTAAAACCGGGTATGAAAGGCATCGCCAAAACGGTAGTGTCCGGCACTGCCATTGAAGAATTTAATGTGGAAGTACTTAATGTGATGAAGAATCCCGGCGCCGGCGATTTGATTCTGGTGCGCACTTCTGGTGCGGTCATTGATCAAACCGGCGGCATTGTCCAGGGAATGAGCGGCAGTCCGGTCTATATTGACGGCAAGCTGGTCGGCGCCATTGCCTATGGCTGGCCGCTGAGTGACCATACCGTCGGTATGGTTACGCCGATTGCCGACATGTTAAAATTATGGGATCTGGGAACAAGTGGGAAACCTTCTGTTGGCAGCGGAATTGCCGGAGAAAAGCAGAACCTGCTGCCGGCGGCTACGCCGCTGATGGTGTCCGGACTGAGTGATCATGCCATGACCATGCTGCAGGATAAATTAAGTCCCTATAAGTTGTTTCCCTATGCCGTAGGCAGTCAACCGGAAACAGAAGGTCAGGCTGCTGCGCTGGAACCAGGCAGTGCTGTAGGCATCGAGCTGGTCCGTGGCGATGTCAGCGTGGGGGCCATTGGCACAGTAACGTATACTGAAGGTAATAAAGTGCTGGCTTTTGGTCATCCCTTCCTGCAGCGGGGCAAGGCTTCCTATTTGCTGACCGATGCCACCATTTATACGGTAGTGAATGGTCTGGAAAGTGGTTTTAAAGTCGGTTCTACCGGCGATTTGCTCGGTATGGTGACGCAAGACCGCAAGGCCGGGATTGCCGGAATCGTGGGGCAATATCCCTCGGTTATACCGATGCGGATTACCGTTACCGATACCGATGTGAACAAAATACAGGACGATGCGGTGCAGGTTGTGCAAAACGAAGAACTGGCGCCCATTCTCTCGGCTACCACGGCCTACAGCGTTATGGAAAAGGCGATGGACCGCATTGGAGCCGGTTCAGCTAAAGTGAGCTTTGAAATTTCGGCACGAAATATGCCCGGTGAAACACTGCGGCGCGAAAATATGTTCTATAGTCCGGTGAATATCGGCGAGATGGCTGTCAGCGAATTTTTTGAAGCGCTTAATTTGCTAATGACCAATCCGTATAATCCGGTAGATATTATGGACGTCAAGATGCAGGTGACGGTCAATCAGGAACGTCAGACCGCATCCATTGTAGATGCGCAGGCAAAAGTTGCGGCGGCCAAGCCGGGAGAAACCGTGCCGATCCAGGTCAAGCTGAAACCGTACCGCAGTGAGCCGGTAAGTATTACAGTGAACTATACGGTACCCAAGGAACAGGCGGCCGGACCGTTGTTGCTGGAAGTCCGGGGTGGCGGTATGATTCCGCTAACCCAGTTGCTGTTAAAAAAGCAGGGACTGGATGTGGAACTGAAAAACTTAAAAGCTAAGGCTAAAAACATGACCTTTGCCGATTCTATTAATGAATTTACTTCCCGTGACCGTAATAATGCCATTGTCGTTGAAGTTCTCGATACCGGTGTTATGCCCCAGGGAATGGCTGATTCGGGAAAAGCAGGCTCCGATGACAAGGCGGGACTTTTCCCGGTGGAAGAAAGCACGGAGAACTCGGCTGGCGCCAGCGGGACATTGAAAGGAGCTTTGACGTCCGGTACTGCGGAAACCGTCAAACCTAAGACCTGTACAACCACCGACTATATTATAGACAACGATGCACAGGTACTGATTAATGTAGTGACTGATCATAAAAGCAAATAA
- a CDS encoding MlaE family ABC transporter permease, whose amino-acid sequence MLFLESIGRGVINGMESVGKLVLLLIEAMYHVRSRPKSTQVFQQMSHLGVDSLPIVLLTILFTGMVMTLQSANEFIKYGAQSSVGGVVAIAIGRELAPVLTGVVLAGRVGAAITAEIGSMKVTEQIDALRVMAVNPVAYLVVPRILACIVMTPVLVVFADVIGTIGGYLVATLYSGIGSFTYLHSIKVFAVVNDVTGGLVKAVVFGVIIALIGCYKGLTTDPGAEGVGRATTSSVVTSIILIFISNYFLSLILFR is encoded by the coding sequence ATGCTGTTTTTAGAAAGTATTGGGCGCGGTGTTATCAATGGAATGGAAAGTGTGGGAAAGCTGGTCCTTTTATTGATAGAGGCCATGTATCACGTTCGCAGCCGTCCCAAGTCAACGCAGGTATTTCAGCAAATGTCCCATTTAGGAGTAGACTCTCTGCCTATCGTTTTATTGACTATCCTATTTACCGGGATGGTCATGACGCTGCAAAGCGCCAATGAATTCATCAAATATGGCGCCCAATCCTCGGTCGGCGGTGTAGTGGCTATAGCGATCGGACGGGAATTGGCGCCTGTGCTGACCGGTGTGGTTTTGGCTGGACGGGTTGGTGCGGCCATTACGGCTGAGATCGGTTCAATGAAAGTTACCGAACAAATTGATGCCTTGCGGGTCATGGCCGTTAATCCGGTAGCCTATCTGGTGGTGCCCCGCATACTTGCCTGTATTGTCATGACCCCGGTGTTGGTTGTCTTTGCTGATGTAATTGGCACAATCGGCGGCTATCTGGTGGCTACTTTATATTCGGGTATCGGTTCTTTTACCTATCTGCATTCGATCAAGGTTTTCGCCGTGGTAAACGATGTGACCGGCGGTTTGGTCAAAGCTGTTGTTTTTGGCGTGATTATCGCCCTTATCGGCTGTTACAAGGGGCTCACGACTGATCCGGGGGCTGAAGGGGTAGGCCGGGCAACAACATCTTCGGTGGTGACTTCAATTATTTTAATCTTTATCAGCAATTATTTTTTATCTTTAATATTATTCCGGTAG
- a CDS encoding ABC transporter ATP-binding protein, which translates to MIQLSAVNMNIHGNHILQDINLSVAAGETMVIIGPSGSGKSTLLRLIVGLLKPTSGEIWVKDKEISRLSEDELNQLRLNMGMVFQYSALFDSMTVGENVAFGLREHTKLSEEEISKVVRRKLRMVGLFGKEKVMPNELSGGMKKRVSLARAIAVNPEIILYDEPTAGLDPIMSEKIDRLISSTKRIMGVTSVVVTHHMTSAFNIADRIAMIYGGRIIEVGTVAEIKQSANPVVQQFIYGLKARGASSKRRFEA; encoded by the coding sequence ATGATACAGTTGTCGGCAGTAAATATGAATATTCATGGTAATCATATCTTGCAGGATATCAACCTGTCGGTTGCAGCCGGTGAAACCATGGTCATTATTGGCCCGAGCGGTTCCGGTAAAAGTACGTTGCTACGGCTTATTGTCGGCTTATTGAAACCCACCTCGGGTGAGATTTGGGTAAAGGATAAGGAAATTTCACGGCTTTCCGAGGATGAACTAAACCAGTTGCGGCTGAACATGGGAATGGTTTTTCAATACTCGGCGCTGTTTGACTCAATGACGGTCGGTGAAAACGTTGCTTTCGGTTTACGGGAGCATACCAAGCTTTCTGAGGAGGAAATCAGTAAAGTTGTCCGGCGAAAATTAAGGATGGTGGGACTGTTCGGCAAGGAAAAGGTCATGCCCAACGAGCTTTCCGGCGGTATGAAAAAAAGAGTCAGTCTGGCCAGGGCCATTGCGGTAAATCCGGAAATTATTCTTTATGACGAACCAACCGCCGGACTGGATCCGATCATGTCGGAGAAAATTGACCGTCTGATCTCCAGTACCAAACGGATTATGGGAGTTACTTCGGTCGTTGTAACCCACCACATGACAAGTGCCTTTAATATTGCCGACCGTATTGCCATGATTTATGGCGGCCGGATTATTGAGGTAGGAACGGTGGCGGAAATCAAGCAGTCGGCCAATCCGGTTGTGCAGCAGTTTATTTACGGTTTAAAAGCGCGCGGTGCCAGCAGTAAAAGGAGGTTCGAAGCATGA
- a CDS encoding MlaD family protein, which produces MRLSTEGRVGAVTLVGLALLAYMIIHLGNFTFREDGYPLQAVFGQVSGLKQGNIVRYAGVEVGSVKGIQVNPDGVLVQMLIHSGVAIPEGSSFVIGTDGLLGEKFIEIYPASQATGFLAPNAVVRGQDPQGLEHLIATADKVLLDVQKLVQSLNDVFGDEKVKASFKDTVINAKEITANLNALTATLARMAAHNEGNVDVIAGNLRDVSGNLSAVTARVDKLIAGVDNNGQTAADLRETLANIKSTSNRIEKMAASLEGVVTDPQTGENLRQTLKNTREASEKANKMLGKMNSLSAETNFEMLYSPDSEKYQSNADIKINTSPNQFAVVGVHGIGDGNKGNLQVGTGDDRFDSRLGIVEGKPGAGIDAKLGNQMRFSVDVYDPNDVRVKLRTEYQLNPDTFLVGQTENANKTPDRSTYFGVKHTF; this is translated from the coding sequence ATGAGATTAAGTACGGAGGGGCGCGTCGGTGCCGTTACGCTAGTGGGGCTGGCCTTACTGGCCTATATGATTATTCATTTGGGAAACTTTACTTTCCGGGAAGACGGCTATCCGCTACAGGCTGTGTTTGGTCAGGTCAGCGGGCTGAAGCAAGGCAATATTGTTCGGTACGCCGGTGTGGAAGTCGGCTCCGTCAAGGGTATTCAGGTCAATCCGGATGGCGTGCTGGTCCAAATGCTGATTCATTCCGGCGTAGCTATACCGGAAGGTTCCAGCTTCGTCATCGGGACAGACGGTTTGCTGGGAGAGAAGTTTATTGAAATTTATCCCGCCAGCCAGGCCACCGGTTTTTTGGCGCCTAACGCCGTGGTCCGGGGGCAAGACCCTCAAGGGCTGGAACATCTGATTGCCACTGCCGATAAGGTTCTGCTTGATGTACAGAAACTGGTACAGTCCTTGAATGATGTGTTTGGCGATGAAAAAGTAAAAGCCTCGTTTAAGGATACCGTCATAAATGCGAAAGAAATAACGGCTAATTTAAATGCACTGACGGCCACCTTGGCCCGAATGGCAGCACACAATGAGGGGAATGTGGACGTGATTGCGGGAAATCTGCGCGATGTATCAGGCAATTTAAGTGCCGTCACGGCAAGAGTGGATAAGCTGATTGCCGGTGTGGACAATAACGGACAGACGGCAGCCGATTTAAGAGAAACGCTGGCCAATATTAAGAGTACCAGCAATCGAATAGAAAAAATGGCCGCTTCTCTGGAGGGAGTGGTCACCGATCCGCAGACAGGTGAAAATCTGCGGCAAACCTTGAAGAATACCAGGGAAGCCAGTGAAAAGGCTAATAAAATGCTGGGCAAAATGAATTCCCTGAGCGCCGAAACCAATTTTGAAATGCTCTATAGTCCGGATTCGGAGAAATATCAAAGCAATGCGGATATCAAAATCAATACGTCACCCAATCAATTTGCCGTGGTAGGTGTCCATGGCATTGGGGATGGCAATAAGGGGAATCTGCAAGTCGGTACAGGCGATGATCGTTTTGATAGCCGTCTGGGAATTGTGGAAGGAAAACCCGGCGCCGGCATCGATGCGAAACTGGGCAATCAAATGCGGTTTTCCGTTGATGTGTATGATCCCAATGACGTGCGGGTTAAGCTCAGAACTGAATATCAGTTAAATCCCGACACGTTTCTGGTTGGGCAGACGGAAAACGCCAATAAAACGCCTGACCGCAGCACCTATTTTGGTGTCAAACATACCTTCTGA
- a CDS encoding nitroreductase family protein, producing the protein MDFIFRRRSIRRYTKQDVSEKQIHLLVQAAMNAPSADNQQLWQFIVINDRERLRQIPVEEPYSQIFTEAPVAILVCGDQRLEKLPGTWIQDCSAAVENILLAATGLGLGSVWLNVHPHAERINAFQQLFRLPPEVLPLAILPIGYPLEEKEPVCRFIASRVHYNQW; encoded by the coding sequence ATGGATTTTATTTTCAGACGGCGCAGCATTAGACGCTATACCAAGCAAGACGTGAGTGAGAAACAGATTCACTTGCTGGTACAGGCTGCGATGAATGCGCCTTCGGCGGATAATCAGCAACTCTGGCAATTTATTGTGATTAATGACCGGGAGCGATTGCGGCAAATACCGGTTGAGGAGCCTTACTCGCAAATCTTTACCGAAGCGCCAGTGGCAATTTTGGTCTGCGGCGATCAGCGGCTGGAAAAACTGCCCGGTACCTGGATACAGGATTGCTCGGCTGCCGTGGAGAACATATTATTGGCGGCTACCGGACTGGGATTGGGCAGTGTCTGGCTGAATGTTCATCCCCATGCTGAACGGATCAATGCTTTTCAGCAGCTTTTCCGGCTGCCACCGGAAGTTTTGCCGCTGGCTATTCTTCCAATCGGATATCCTCTTGAGGAAAAAGAACCGGTCTGCCGTTTCATTGCCTCAAGGGTTCATTATAATCAGTGGTAA
- a CDS encoding HD domain-containing protein has translation MCKVRLAALRDWFLTYVRSYYNEDPDIQLHMKQKEDHTLRVTAYCRQLAEHLGFSPRDAMLAELIGLFHDVGRFQQYTLYRTFDDRLSVNHAQLGLREIAGLEQLAAVLGDDREVFEIAILYHNAIRLPGGLSKRQELFCKLIRDADKLDIYYVLAPYLEPPTPAGYSSCFIEDLLSGKQSDFANLKTPDDRKLVRLNWIYDVNFSWTLQRIKERGYVEDILSYLPQNSDIAAVRGKLKAYMQAKTENI, from the coding sequence ATGTGTAAAGTTCGGTTAGCCGCTCTGCGGGACTGGTTCCTGACTTATGTCCGGTCTTACTATAATGAGGATCCGGATATTCAACTGCATATGAAACAAAAAGAAGACCATACGCTGCGGGTAACGGCGTACTGCCGGCAATTGGCGGAGCACTTGGGTTTTTCCCCGCGAGATGCCATGCTGGCGGAATTGATTGGTTTGTTCCATGATGTGGGCCGTTTTCAGCAATATACCTTGTACCGGACCTTTGATGACCGCCTGTCTGTAAATCACGCGCAGCTTGGGTTGCGGGAAATTGCCGGTTTAGAACAATTGGCGGCTGTCTTGGGCGATGACCGAGAAGTGTTTGAAATCGCTATTTTATACCACAATGCCATTCGCCTCCCTGGGGGGTTGAGCAAACGGCAGGAATTGTTTTGCAAGCTCATTCGTGACGCCGATAAGCTGGATATTTATTATGTGTTGGCCCCTTATCTGGAGCCGCCTACGCCGGCAGGGTACAGTTCATGTTTTATCGAGGATTTGCTCTCCGGCAAGCAGTCCGACTTTGCCAATCTCAAGACACCGGACGACCGTAAACTGGTAAGGCTGAACTGGATATACGATGTAAACTTTAGCTGGACCTTGCAAAGAATTAAAGAGCGCGGCTATGTGGAAGATATTTTGTCCTATTTGCCGCAGAATTCTGATATTGCTGCCGTTAGGGGAAAATTAAAAGCTTATATGCAAGCTAAAACCGAAAATATCTGA
- a CDS encoding sigma 54-interacting transcriptional regulator, producing MTRKDIIYQALLDLPEGEGIDAQSLAEILPITRANISHELNALCKEGKVGKSGGRPVRFFVTDKQPAAKATRLDALLKNNISLRQPLEQAKAAILYPPKGMNSLLLGETGVGKSMFASLMHNYAIEMGVKDKDCPFITFNCADYTNNPQLLTAQLFGVKKGTYTGAETDKTGLLEKANGGILFLDEVHRLPPEGQEMLFTFLDTGYFRRMGDDETRTADVLIISATTENPSSALLKTFTRRLPMIITIPSLKERTLEERLSLIKYFFKHESIRLNRDIYVSLNTMRAFLSYNCTNNIGQLKNDIQLVCAKSYSEFLTNIKEDVRINSRSLPMHIKEGLYREKEHRILWNKLVSEDIEYFKFGCTTDVPQETAEENTTIYDLIEQKLEKLKTKGISDIAIESILEKDITRYFEKYISGISEEINKKNLLNILGEDVLDLIDKMLYQMVTSLKRNVTHNIYTALALHINTLINRLANNKNIVNPQLGKIKQLYPEEFKAALEATALLQEYLNRPIPEDEAGYLTIFLLPEEQQAHQNIDKVKIILIAHGKSTATSMAEVANELLGENYVIAINSPIEVKPAVVLEELRKVVRQNFSTSGYLLLVDMGSLTTFAEVIEKECKVPVKVFPLTSTLHVIEATRKALLGFSLSEIYKDVLLVNSYMDNNKASLPVESKHKIAIITACLTGEGGSVAIKSFLNNNLRYDKDLFEILPLNCLDKKFFKEQLLRLQEKREILFIVSSFSVDLAIKQYNMYDVISMKVLNQLQEAIDNKSALLKMGLILKENIENFDGEELYHDIVHLIQRMEGKLSIKFSDENLIGLILHLGFMISRLKKGKGSVSYLNKEEFIRLNRDIYQVVKENLIFLYNKYFIEITDNEICYIINFFPNVTALPES from the coding sequence ATGACAAGAAAAGACATAATTTATCAAGCACTGCTGGATTTGCCGGAAGGAGAAGGAATTGATGCTCAGAGCCTGGCCGAGATTTTGCCGATTACCCGAGCCAATATCAGCCATGAATTGAACGCACTCTGCAAGGAAGGGAAAGTTGGTAAATCAGGCGGACGTCCGGTCCGCTTCTTCGTAACGGACAAGCAGCCTGCTGCCAAGGCAACCAGGCTGGATGCCTTATTAAAAAACAATATCAGCCTCCGCCAGCCGCTGGAGCAGGCAAAGGCCGCTATTCTCTATCCACCCAAGGGGATGAACAGTTTATTGCTGGGTGAGACAGGTGTCGGCAAATCCATGTTTGCCAGTCTGATGCACAATTACGCCATTGAAATGGGCGTAAAGGATAAAGACTGTCCCTTTATTACCTTTAACTGCGCCGATTACACGAATAATCCCCAGCTCTTGACCGCTCAGCTCTTTGGCGTAAAGAAAGGAACCTACACCGGAGCGGAAACAGATAAAACCGGGCTGCTGGAAAAAGCAAACGGCGGTATCCTGTTCCTGGACGAAGTGCATCGTCTGCCGCCCGAAGGTCAGGAAATGCTGTTCACCTTTTTGGATACCGGCTATTTCCGGCGAATGGGCGATGACGAAACCAGAACGGCCGATGTGCTGATTATCTCGGCAACTACGGAAAATCCCAGCTCGGCCCTATTAAAAACCTTTACACGACGCCTGCCGATGATCATCACCATTCCCTCACTCAAAGAAAGAACGCTGGAGGAACGCCTGTCTTTAATTAAATACTTCTTCAAACATGAAAGCATCCGTTTAAACCGGGATATTTATGTTTCCCTCAACACCATGCGGGCTTTTTTGTCCTATAACTGCACAAATAATATCGGCCAGTTAAAAAATGACATCCAACTGGTCTGCGCCAAGTCTTATTCGGAGTTTTTAACCAATATCAAGGAAGATGTGCGGATTAACAGCCGCAGCCTGCCGATGCATATAAAAGAAGGACTGTACAGGGAAAAAGAACATCGTATTTTATGGAACAAACTGGTGAGTGAAGATATTGAATACTTCAAATTTGGCTGTACAACTGATGTACCACAGGAAACAGCAGAGGAAAATACGACTATTTACGACCTGATTGAACAAAAACTGGAAAAGCTAAAAACCAAGGGTATCTCCGATATTGCGATTGAAAGCATTCTGGAAAAAGACATTACCCGCTATTTTGAGAAATACATCAGCGGCATTTCGGAAGAAATCAACAAAAAAAATCTGCTCAATATTTTAGGTGAAGACGTACTCGATCTGATTGATAAAATGCTATACCAAATGGTTACCTCGCTAAAAAGGAATGTCACCCATAACATCTATACGGCACTGGCCCTGCACATTAACACCTTGATTAACCGCCTCGCCAACAACAAAAATATTGTCAATCCCCAGCTTGGAAAGATCAAGCAACTGTATCCGGAAGAATTTAAAGCCGCACTGGAAGCTACCGCCTTGCTTCAGGAATATCTAAACCGCCCGATACCGGAAGATGAGGCCGGTTATCTTACCATCTTTCTGTTGCCCGAAGAGCAGCAGGCTCATCAAAATATCGACAAAGTAAAAATCATCCTTATTGCCCATGGCAAATCGACAGCCACCTCTATGGCTGAAGTAGCCAACGAACTGCTGGGCGAAAACTATGTGATTGCCATCAACTCCCCTATTGAAGTAAAACCGGCGGTAGTCTTGGAAGAACTGCGCAAAGTGGTCAGACAGAATTTTAGCACCAGCGGCTATCTGCTCCTGGTCGATATGGGCTCACTGACCACTTTTGCCGAAGTGATCGAAAAAGAATGCAAGGTCCCGGTGAAAGTATTTCCGCTGACCTCGACACTGCATGTCATCGAAGCTACCCGAAAAGCCCTGCTTGGCTTTTCGTTAAGTGAAATCTACAAAGACGTGCTGCTCGTGAACTCCTACATGGATAACAACAAAGCCTCCCTGCCGGTGGAAAGCAAACATAAAATCGCCATTATTACCGCCTGCCTCACCGGGGAGGGCGGCTCGGTGGCCATTAAAAGCTTTTTGAACAACAACTTACGCTACGACAAAGACCTGTTTGAAATCCTCCCACTAAATTGCCTCGATAAGAAGTTTTTTAAGGAACAGTTGCTGAGACTGCAGGAAAAGCGGGAAATTTTATTCATTGTTTCCTCATTTTCCGTTGATCTGGCCATTAAACAATACAATATGTATGATGTGATCAGCATGAAAGTGCTGAATCAATTACAGGAAGCCATTGACAACAAATCCGCCTTGTTGAAAATGGGCCTGATCCTAAAAGAAAACATTGAAAACTTTGACGGTGAAGAACTATATCACGATATTGTCCATCTGATTCAGCGGATGGAAGGAAAGTTGTCCATCAAGTTCAGCGACGAAAACCTGATCGGTTTGATCCTCCACCTTGGGTTTATGATCAGTCGCTTAAAAAAGGGAAAAGGTTCTGTCAGCTATCTAAACAAAGAAGAGTTTATCCGCTTAAACCGGGATATTTATCAGGTAGTTAAGGAAAATCTCATCTTTTTATATAACAAATACTTTATCGAAATCACCGATAATGAAATTTGCTATATTATCAATTTTTTCCCTAACGTAACGGCTCTGCCGGAAAGCTAA
- a CDS encoding PTS lactose/cellobiose transporter subunit IIA, whose product MSIIINSGEARAFAYEALRKVRSGDYQEAEINALLDKANDAIGQAHETQTAILHKEASGESILVSILFVHAQDHLMTSISEKNLIIEMIEMTKMIHTLADKLTKGGNDHD is encoded by the coding sequence ATGAGTATTATTATTAATTCCGGCGAAGCACGGGCCTTCGCCTACGAAGCTCTGCGCAAAGTGAGGAGCGGTGATTACCAGGAAGCTGAGATCAACGCCCTGTTGGATAAAGCGAATGATGCCATTGGCCAAGCCCATGAAACGCAAACTGCCATATTGCACAAAGAGGCCAGCGGTGAAAGTATTCTGGTTTCCATTCTATTCGTTCATGCGCAAGACCATCTGATGACCTCCATATCGGAAAAAAATCTGATTATCGAAATGATTGAAATGACCAAAATGATTCATACGCTGGCGGATAAGCTGACTAAAGGAGGAAATGACCATGATTAA